In Parafrankia irregularis, one DNA window encodes the following:
- a CDS encoding EthD domain-containing protein, which translates to MIKRILLVTRACAPERFAAAWRAAVGAAATAPPPARPLRLAAGTVLAEVSPEAPHDGIGLQWFTDEEHLRRFEAWSSSPEGTAAHDLLGEAVELESAGVVVAHEHVMRGDEWLRHQLRDGATGLKQMALARRAADLTLAQFFDRWRSRAGSVGTVPIPAEVRGLAYIQNHPLLPAAAGTGAGAEAEADWAYDAVNEVYFDDLDGIRRRMAWFAENLDRNEDDLVRESCFVAVREEIL; encoded by the coding sequence GTGATCAAACGGATCCTGTTGGTCACCCGGGCGTGCGCTCCGGAGCGGTTCGCCGCCGCCTGGCGCGCGGCGGTCGGCGCCGCGGCGACAGCCCCGCCGCCCGCACGGCCGCTGCGCCTGGCCGCAGGCACCGTGCTGGCCGAGGTCAGCCCCGAGGCACCGCATGACGGAATCGGGCTGCAGTGGTTCACCGACGAGGAGCACCTTAGGCGGTTCGAGGCCTGGTCGTCCTCGCCCGAGGGCACGGCCGCGCACGATCTGTTGGGCGAGGCGGTGGAGCTGGAGTCCGCCGGCGTCGTGGTGGCACACGAGCATGTGATGCGCGGCGACGAATGGCTCCGGCACCAGCTCCGCGACGGTGCCACGGGTCTCAAGCAGATGGCGCTCGCCCGCCGCGCCGCGGACCTGACCCTGGCGCAGTTCTTCGACCGGTGGCGCAGCCGTGCCGGCAGTGTCGGCACGGTGCCGATTCCGGCCGAGGTCCGCGGGCTCGCCTACATCCAGAACCATCCCCTGCTGCCCGCGGCAGCCGGCACCGGCGCCGGCGCCGAGGCCGAGGCGGACTGGGCCTACGACGCTGTGAACGAGGTCTACTTCGACGACCTCGACGGCATCCGCCGGCGGATGGCCTGGTTCGCCGAGAACCTCGACCGCAACGAGGACGACCTCGTCCGGGAATCGTGCTTCGTCGCGGTGCGCGAGGAGATTCTCTGA
- a CDS encoding ABC transporter substrate-binding protein: MRARLVALSATLLLIPALLAGCGGDDPSPAAAGAGTDTRGCVSSFDENTDYFPVHSTLEYAKNFTITYEKAYQVVTVKEPYPDGKPESYVLYRCGTPKPELTGDLADAPRVETPITSLYSGSTTHLPLLADLGRLDVLTGVATGTYVINKEVRGLVDAGKVVEYATNGQIDTERVVTGAPDVLMTDGYDVPEFQKLRDAGVPVVANAEWLEGDPLGRAEWVKFMAAFTGDEDKATKAFDKIEADYDAIAAKVPDEKAVPVLVGSMYQGTWYMPSGGSYVAKLLADAGASYPWADSTDAGSLELDFETVFTKAGSAKIWLADGEWKSLGDITGEDARYGQLTAVRDGQVWDNNLVTNADGGNDYRERGVARPDLVLGDLAAILHPDAFPNHTFAFYQQLK; encoded by the coding sequence ATGCGCGCACGTCTGGTGGCCCTGAGCGCCACCCTCCTTCTCATCCCCGCGCTGCTGGCGGGCTGCGGCGGCGACGATCCGTCGCCGGCCGCCGCCGGCGCGGGCACGGACACCCGCGGCTGCGTCAGCTCGTTCGACGAGAACACCGACTACTTCCCGGTGCATTCGACGCTGGAGTACGCGAAGAACTTCACCATCACCTACGAGAAGGCCTACCAGGTCGTCACGGTGAAGGAGCCGTACCCGGACGGCAAGCCCGAGTCGTACGTCCTGTACCGCTGCGGCACCCCGAAACCGGAGCTCACCGGTGACCTCGCCGACGCACCGCGCGTCGAGACGCCGATCACCAGCCTCTACTCCGGCTCGACGACCCACCTGCCGCTGCTGGCCGACCTGGGCCGCCTCGACGTCCTCACCGGGGTGGCGACCGGCACCTACGTGATCAACAAGGAGGTGCGCGGCCTCGTCGACGCGGGCAAGGTCGTCGAGTACGCCACCAACGGCCAGATCGACACCGAGCGGGTCGTCACCGGGGCGCCGGACGTGCTGATGACCGACGGGTACGACGTCCCCGAGTTCCAGAAGCTGCGCGACGCCGGCGTTCCCGTCGTCGCCAACGCCGAATGGCTCGAGGGCGACCCGCTGGGGCGCGCCGAATGGGTGAAGTTCATGGCGGCGTTCACCGGCGACGAGGACAAGGCCACGAAGGCCTTCGACAAGATCGAGGCCGACTACGACGCGATCGCCGCCAAGGTCCCTGACGAGAAGGCGGTGCCGGTGCTGGTCGGCAGCATGTACCAGGGCACCTGGTACATGCCCTCCGGCGGCAGCTACGTCGCCAAGCTGCTCGCCGACGCCGGCGCCAGCTACCCCTGGGCCGACTCGACGGACGCCGGCAGCCTCGAGCTCGACTTCGAGACCGTTTTCACCAAGGCCGGCAGTGCGAAGATCTGGCTCGCCGACGGCGAGTGGAAGTCCCTCGGCGACATCACCGGCGAGGACGCCCGCTACGGCCAGCTCACGGCCGTCCGCGACGGCCAGGTGTGGGACAACAACCTCGTCACCAACGCCGACGGCGGCAACGACTACCGGGAACGCGGCGTGGCCCGGCCCGACCTCGTCCTCGGTGACCTCGCCGCCATCCTGCACCCGGACGCCTTCCCGAACCACACGTTCGCCTTCTACCAGCAGCTCAAGTAG
- the cobF gene encoding precorrin-6A synthase (deacetylating), translating to MPRRSVLLIGMGVGDPESLTYEAGRALAGADVLFTVDKGATKADLNALRGEICARYARPGLRLVELVEPERDRAPADYAAEVRRWHAARADVWARALLAELADGDRGAFLVWGDPALYDSSLRILDDVRSRGLVDVDVTVIPGISSVQALAARHRIALNSIGGAVHLTTGRRLTAEVAGQDSIVVLLDGAAAWRDIPDADRWDIYWGAYLGGPDEIAIAGPLAEVGEEIVAVKQAARARKGWIMDVYLLRRRP from the coding sequence GTGCCCCGGCGGTCGGTGCTGCTGATCGGGATGGGCGTCGGCGACCCGGAGTCACTCACCTACGAGGCCGGTCGAGCGCTGGCCGGTGCGGACGTCCTGTTCACGGTCGACAAGGGTGCCACGAAGGCCGACCTCAACGCGCTGCGGGGCGAGATCTGCGCCCGGTACGCCCGGCCCGGCCTGCGTCTCGTCGAGCTGGTCGAGCCGGAACGCGACCGGGCGCCCGCCGACTACGCGGCGGAGGTGCGCCGCTGGCATGCCGCCCGCGCCGACGTGTGGGCGCGGGCGCTGCTGGCGGAGCTCGCCGACGGCGACCGGGGCGCGTTCCTGGTGTGGGGCGACCCGGCGCTCTACGATAGCTCGCTGCGGATCCTCGACGACGTCCGCTCGCGAGGGCTGGTGGACGTCGACGTGACGGTGATCCCCGGCATCTCCAGTGTGCAGGCGCTGGCCGCCCGGCACCGGATCGCGCTGAACAGCATCGGCGGGGCGGTCCACCTCACCACCGGCCGGCGGCTCACCGCCGAGGTGGCGGGCCAGGACTCGATCGTCGTGCTGCTCGACGGCGCGGCGGCCTGGCGGGACATCCCCGACGCCGACCGGTGGGACATCTACTGGGGTGCCTACCTGGGTGGGCCCGACGAGATCGCGATCGCCGGCCCGCTCGCCGAGGTCGGCGAGGAGATCGTGGCGGTGAAGCAGGCCGCGCGGGCCCGCAAGGGCTGGATCATGGACGTCTATCTGCTCCGACGACGGCCTTGA
- a CDS encoding DUF7676 family protein produces MTTDTEYRTVDELGNGTLQVWDLPTDTDTLLSIIKDVFTDHWRQIGFGVIVQGAAWEVAAPNAPRKIAMYDGYVTVDFGAWHFHLCIGEHTASGPELGRIRRCARAELYRRVGPDGAPVSWGLRLFNAIGEQMMTVLLPNPFLTDTQELRAAPDFSRLAAWDHLRRRYLGLDPDPHDRSGTGFRHG; encoded by the coding sequence ATGACAACCGACACCGAGTACCGCACCGTCGACGAACTGGGCAACGGCACCCTGCAGGTCTGGGATCTACCCACCGACACCGACACCCTGCTGTCGATCATCAAGGACGTCTTCACCGACCACTGGCGCCAGATCGGCTTCGGTGTGATCGTGCAGGGCGCCGCCTGGGAGGTCGCCGCACCGAACGCACCCCGGAAGATCGCGATGTATGACGGATACGTCACGGTCGACTTCGGTGCCTGGCACTTCCACCTCTGCATCGGTGAGCACACCGCCAGCGGCCCCGAGCTCGGCCGCATCCGCCGCTGCGCCCGCGCCGAGCTCTACCGCCGCGTCGGCCCGGACGGAGCGCCCGTCTCCTGGGGGCTTCGCCTGTTCAACGCCATCGGCGAGCAGATGATGACCGTCCTGCTCCCCAACCCGTTCCTCACCGACACCCAGGAACTGCGCGCCGCACCGGACTTCTCCCGTCTCGCGGCCTGGGACCATCTCCGCCGGCGCTACCTCGGGCTCGACCCTGATCCGCACGACCGGTCCGGCACCGGTTTCCGCCACGGCTGA
- a CDS encoding ABC transporter ATP-binding protein, producing the protein MPATAPVPPGPPSPSETPGTPGAGTPGLCLDGLAVGYRRRRARHRVLDGLTATAPRGQLTVLLGPNGIGKSTLLRTLAGLQPALAGRALLDGSDLNRLSGAERARKVSTVLTDRVQVGLLTAADLVGLGRHPHTGPTGRLDDTDRAVVDWALAAVGASQLATRDADELSDGERQRVMIARALAQEPSLILLDEPTAFLDAPSRVTVTALMRRLARERDLAVVVSTHDLELSLRVADQVWLLDRAGNLHTGSPQEVIGSGAVNTTFDGDDLRFDPTTRTFELHGDAARWDEATR; encoded by the coding sequence ATGCCCGCCACCGCTCCGGTGCCACCCGGGCCGCCCAGCCCATCCGAGACACCCGGGACGCCGGGGGCAGGAACGCCCGGGCTGTGCCTGGACGGGCTCGCGGTCGGCTACCGCCGCCGCCGGGCGCGCCACCGGGTCCTCGACGGCCTGACCGCCACCGCCCCCCGCGGGCAGCTCACCGTGCTGCTCGGCCCGAACGGCATCGGCAAGTCCACCCTGCTGCGCACCCTCGCCGGCCTGCAGCCGGCACTGGCCGGGCGGGCCCTGCTGGACGGATCGGACCTCAACCGGCTCAGCGGAGCCGAACGGGCCCGGAAGGTCAGCACCGTGCTCACCGACCGCGTCCAGGTCGGCCTGCTCACCGCTGCCGACCTGGTCGGTCTCGGCCGCCACCCACACACCGGCCCCACCGGCCGGCTCGACGACACCGACCGGGCCGTCGTCGACTGGGCCCTGGCCGCCGTCGGCGCGTCCCAGCTCGCCACCCGCGACGCCGACGAGCTCTCCGACGGCGAACGCCAACGGGTGATGATCGCCCGCGCACTCGCGCAGGAACCGTCACTGATCCTGCTCGACGAGCCGACGGCGTTCCTCGACGCGCCGAGCCGGGTCACCGTCACCGCGCTGATGCGCCGCCTCGCCCGCGAACGCGACCTCGCCGTCGTCGTCTCCACCCACGACCTGGAACTGTCGCTGCGGGTCGCCGACCAGGTCTGGCTCCTCGACCGGGCGGGAAACCTGCACACCGGCAGCCCACAGGAGGTCATCGGCTCCGGCGCGGTCAACACCACCTTCGACGGCGACGACCTGCGTTTCGACCCCACCACCCGGACCTTCGAGCTCCACGGCGACGCGGCGCGGTGGGACGAGGCGACGCGCTGA
- a CDS encoding FecCD family ABC transporter permease, which produces MSHPLHRPGVLAQWVRSVVTLLVIGVILNSAVGSLVSLLLTWTAPQRAIQNWMWSLGSFAGTSNGHLALFAPVVGAGLLVALLTVKPLNALLLGENYAHTLGVRLRRVRAATLLGSSLLAGAVTAFCGPVAFLGIAVPHIARRALGSADHRILVPATMLTGAALALACSIGSQLPGTDMVLPINVITSLVGAPIVIAVLLRARAAVAGVA; this is translated from the coding sequence TTGTCGCACCCGCTCCACCGGCCGGGCGTCCTCGCCCAGTGGGTGCGCTCTGTCGTCACCCTGCTCGTCATCGGCGTCATCCTGAACAGCGCCGTCGGATCCCTGGTCAGCCTCCTGCTGACCTGGACGGCGCCACAGCGGGCAATCCAGAACTGGATGTGGTCGCTGGGAAGCTTCGCCGGCACCTCCAACGGCCACCTGGCCCTCTTCGCACCCGTCGTCGGCGCAGGCCTGCTGGTGGCGCTGCTGACGGTCAAACCGCTCAACGCGCTGCTGCTCGGCGAGAACTACGCCCACACCCTCGGCGTGCGGCTGCGCCGCGTCCGCGCGGCCACGCTGCTCGGGTCGTCGCTGCTCGCCGGAGCGGTGACCGCGTTCTGCGGGCCCGTCGCCTTCCTCGGCATCGCCGTACCGCACATCGCCCGCCGGGCGCTCGGCAGCGCCGACCACCGCATCCTCGTCCCCGCCACCATGCTCACCGGAGCGGCGCTCGCGCTCGCCTGCTCGATCGGCTCCCAGCTGCCCGGCACCGACATGGTGCTGCCGATCAACGTCATCACCTCCCTGGTCGGCGCGCCCATCGTCATCGCCGTGCTGCTGCGGGCCCGCGCCGCCGTCGCCGGGGTCGCCTGA
- a CDS encoding FecCD family ABC transporter permease — translation MFLLALAVGSVSIPLDETLRVLVGNEPHDPRWTVVIREIRLPRALTAALAGAALGVAGLQMQTLFRNPLADPYSLGVSSGASFGVAAVVAGVGGSAGVFTAGVAGSGRFGVVVAAAVGAAAVLGAVLVLAQWVRSVVTLLVIGVILNSAVSSLVSLLLTWTAPERAVQYWIWSLGSFSGTSNSDLAVFTPIVGVGLGVALLTVKPLNALLLGENYARTLGLRLRRVRVVTLVGASVLAGSVTAFCGPVAFLGIAVPHIARRLLGSADHRLLVPGTLLTGALVALACSIAAQLPGTDQVLPINVVTSLLGAPIVIAVLLRARAAAAGAA, via the coding sequence ATGTTCCTGCTCGCCCTGGCGGTCGGCTCGGTCTCCATCCCGCTCGACGAAACCCTGCGGGTCCTCGTCGGGAACGAACCGCACGACCCCCGGTGGACAGTCGTCATCCGCGAGATCCGCCTGCCGCGCGCGCTCACCGCCGCACTCGCCGGGGCAGCACTCGGCGTGGCCGGACTGCAGATGCAGACCCTGTTCCGCAACCCCCTCGCCGACCCGTACTCCCTCGGCGTCAGCTCCGGGGCCAGCTTCGGGGTCGCCGCCGTCGTCGCCGGGGTCGGCGGCTCCGCCGGAGTGTTCACCGCCGGTGTCGCCGGCAGCGGCCGGTTCGGGGTGGTCGTCGCCGCGGCGGTCGGTGCCGCCGCCGTCCTCGGTGCCGTGCTCGTGCTCGCCCAGTGGGTGCGCTCCGTCGTCACCCTGCTCGTCATCGGCGTCATCCTGAACAGCGCCGTCAGCTCACTGGTCAGCCTGCTGCTCACCTGGACGGCGCCGGAGCGGGCCGTCCAGTACTGGATCTGGTCGCTGGGCAGCTTCTCCGGGACGTCCAACAGCGACCTCGCCGTCTTCACGCCCATCGTGGGTGTCGGGCTCGGCGTCGCACTGCTGACCGTCAAACCGCTCAACGCGCTGCTGCTCGGCGAGAACTACGCCCGCACCCTCGGCCTGCGGCTGCGCCGGGTCCGCGTGGTCACCCTCGTCGGCGCGTCGGTGCTCGCCGGATCGGTGACCGCGTTCTGCGGGCCGGTCGCCTTCCTCGGCATCGCCGTGCCGCACATCGCCCGCCGCCTGCTCGGCAGCGCCGACCACCGGCTGCTCGTCCCGGGAACGCTGCTGACCGGCGCGCTGGTCGCGTTGGCCTGCTCGATCGCCGCGCAGCTGCCCGGTACCGACCAGGTGCTACCGATCAACGTCGTCACCTCGCTGCTCGGTGCTCCGATCGTGATCGCGGTTCTGCTGCGGGCCCGCGCCGCCGCGGCCGGGGCCGCCTGA